In one window of Arthrobacter pascens DNA:
- a CDS encoding AAA family ATPase, with protein MTMTTEQAVWFAGTFDKLVANVGQAVLGKEHVIRLTFTAMLAEGHVLFEDAPGTGKTSLARALAATVQGSNNRIQFTPDLLPSDVTGVTIYDQKTQKFEFHKGPIFNNIVLADEINRASPKTQSALLEVMEESRVTVDGVTYEAGRPFMVMATQNPIEQAGTYRLPEAQLDRFLIKTSIGYPDHASTVRLLGGANLKDRSKEISPVITTQAVADMADLAATVHVDTAVLEYISRLCEETRSAPETRLGVSVRGALAMVRAAKVWAAGQGRNFVLPDDIKELAAVVWTHRFVMDPEAEFSGATAEAVLARVLSDVAAPQQRASA; from the coding sequence ATGACCATGACAACCGAGCAGGCCGTATGGTTTGCAGGCACCTTCGACAAGCTGGTTGCCAACGTGGGACAAGCCGTGCTCGGCAAGGAGCATGTCATCAGGCTGACTTTCACGGCAATGCTCGCCGAAGGCCACGTGCTGTTCGAGGACGCACCCGGAACCGGCAAGACCTCGCTCGCGCGTGCCCTTGCGGCCACAGTCCAAGGCTCCAACAACCGCATCCAGTTCACGCCTGACCTGCTCCCGTCGGACGTCACCGGTGTGACCATCTATGACCAGAAGACGCAGAAGTTCGAGTTCCACAAGGGCCCGATCTTCAACAACATCGTCCTGGCTGACGAAATCAACCGGGCCTCGCCGAAGACCCAGTCCGCCCTGCTGGAAGTCATGGAGGAATCCCGCGTCACGGTGGACGGTGTCACCTATGAGGCCGGCAGGCCATTCATGGTCATGGCCACCCAGAACCCCATCGAGCAGGCCGGCACCTACCGGCTTCCGGAGGCGCAGCTGGACCGGTTCCTGATCAAAACCTCCATCGGATACCCGGACCACGCCTCAACCGTCCGGCTCCTTGGCGGGGCGAACCTGAAGGACAGGTCCAAGGAAATCTCCCCGGTCATCACCACCCAGGCCGTCGCCGACATGGCGGACCTGGCAGCAACGGTGCACGTGGACACCGCGGTGCTCGAATACATCTCCCGGCTCTGCGAGGAGACCCGGAGCGCCCCTGAAACCCGGCTCGGAGTCTCCGTGCGCGGCGCCCTGGCAATGGTCCGGGCCGCGAAGGTCTGGGCAGCAGGCCAAGGCAGGAATTTTGTCCTGCCGGACGACATCAAGGAACTCGCCGCCGTCGTGTGGACGCACCGTTTCGTGATGGACCCGGAAGCCGAATTCTCCGGAGCAACGGCTGAGGCCGTCCTGGCAAGGGTCCTCTCAGACGTTGCGGCGCCGCAGCAGCGCGCCAGCGCCTGA